In one window of Helianthus annuus cultivar XRQ/B chromosome 17, HanXRQr2.0-SUNRISE, whole genome shotgun sequence DNA:
- the LOC110925968 gene encoding aquaporin PIP2-7, with protein sequence MSKEVSEIGETARRDYVDPPPAPLLDMAELKLWSFYRALIAEFVATLLFLYVTVATVIGYKKETDPCGGVGILGIAWAFGGMIFILVYCTAGISGGHINPAVTFGLFLARKVSLIRALGYMVAQSLGAICGVGLVKLFMKSYYNSLGGGANSVAPGYNNGTALGAEIIGTFVLVYTVFSATDPKRSARDSHVPVLAPLPIGFAVFMVHLATIPITGTGINPARSFGAAVIYNNEKIWDDHWIFWVGPFVGALAAAAYHQYILRAAAIKALGSFRSNPTN encoded by the exons ATGTCGAAAGAAGTAAGCGAAATCGGAGAAACAGCAAGGCGAGACTATGTCGACCCACCACCGGCACCCCTCCTTGACATGGCGGAGCTGAAGCTCTGGTCCTTTTACCGAGCCCTCATAGCAGAGTTTGTCGCCACCCTACTCTTCCTCTACGTCACCGTCGCCACTGTCATCGGCTACAAGAAAGAAACCGACCCATGCGGCGGCGTTGGCATCCTCGGCATCGCTTGGGCCTTCGGCGGCATGATCTTCATCCTCGTTTACTGCACCGCCGGTATTTCCG GTGGTCATATTAACCCTGCGGTTACTTTTGGGTTATTTTTGGCACGGAAGGTGTCTTTGATACGGGCACTTGGCTACATGGTAGCACAAAGTTTGGGTGCAATATGTGGTGTGGGTCTGGTGAAGTTGTTCATGAAGAGCTACTACAACTCCTTAGGTGGTGGTGCAAACTCGGTTGCACCAGGGTACAACAATGGTACGGCACTTGGTGCTGAGATCATTGGTACGTTTGTGCTTGTCTACACCGTCTTCTCTGCTACTGACCCCAAGAGAAGTGCACGTGACTCTCATGTTCCT GTTTTGGCTCCACTACCAATTGGGTTTGCGGTGTTCATGGTGCATTTGGCTACCATACCCATTACTGGAACCGGTATCAACCCGGCCCGAAGCTTTGGTGCTGCTGTGATTTACAACAATGAAAAAATTTGGGATGACCAt TGGATCTTTTGGGTTGGACCATTTGTGGGAGCTTTAGCAGCAGCAGCATACCATCAGTATATCTTGAGGGCTGCAGCCATCAAGGCCTTGGGTTCTTTCAGGAGCAACCCTACAAACTAA